One genomic region from Verrucomicrobiota bacterium encodes:
- a CDS encoding antibiotic biosynthesis monooxygenase produces the protein MLTVHVSVHVKAECVEAFKAASLENARNSRREPGVARFDLLQQQDDPARFVFIEAYRTAEAPARHKATAHYQAWRDAVADMMAEPRSSTKYEELLPAE, from the coding sequence ATGTTGACGGTTCATGTTTCCGTGCACGTGAAGGCGGAGTGTGTCGAGGCGTTCAAGGCGGCGTCGCTGGAGAATGCGCGGAACAGCCGACGCGAGCCGGGTGTGGCGCGGTTCGACCTGTTGCAGCAGCAGGATGATCCGGCGCGATTCGTGTTCATCGAGGCGTACCGCACGGCCGAGGCGCCCGCGCGTCACAAGGCGACGGCCCACTACCAGGCGTGGCGCGACGCGGTGGCGGACATGATGGCGGAGCCGCGGTCGAGCACGAAGTACGAGGAACTGCTGCCAGCGGAATAG
- a CDS encoding alkaline phosphatase family protein, translating into MANKVFVIGLDGATWDLIEPWAREGKLPTFKRLMDEGAWGTLWCPTPPISPQSWASFATGKNPGKHGFIDFVEMTPHSYTTRFINARMRAGKSLWRLLSDLDRSVGVINVPITYPPEPVNGFLVAGYLSPGKSSPFVYPAELRKELLAAVPHYMIECADIEVPRLSRRDPRTAYIERVLAMMEGRRAATRWLYERFRPDLFMATFTAFDRICHYFWKYMDPAVRGRFSDEEIARYGDAIFRVHVRQDEIIAELLEMIEPGTTVFVMSDHGFGPSYKRLNLQRWLVEQDFLTLKRTRPGPFGRLVNAVISASVRFTPLQFRHFIKQKLPWLATRAMSRVYFQGIDWSRTRVYAVGEIRSLFINLKGRQPQGIVEPSEYEALRDEVIAKLMALREPETGDPVVDKVWRREELYSGEFVWKMPDLLVDWHDYGYSFIPDFDEGPLVSSILDSASLQWDRNGFHRPNGVFLAWGKDIRRGARVEGVVMDVTATVLYEMGFPVPGDMDGRVLTGAYTPERIESDPPRTSDMDTSAQADSTDVYSEEDARQVSKRLKELGYLE; encoded by the coding sequence GTGGCGAACAAGGTTTTCGTTATAGGGCTCGACGGCGCGACGTGGGACCTTATCGAGCCCTGGGCACGTGAGGGCAAGCTGCCGACGTTCAAGCGGCTGATGGACGAGGGCGCGTGGGGCACGCTGTGGTGCCCGACGCCGCCGATCTCGCCGCAGAGCTGGGCGTCGTTCGCCACGGGCAAGAACCCAGGCAAGCACGGGTTCATCGATTTCGTCGAGATGACGCCGCACTCCTACACGACGCGGTTCATCAACGCGCGGATGCGGGCGGGCAAGTCGCTGTGGCGGCTGTTGAGCGATCTGGACCGGAGCGTGGGTGTGATCAATGTGCCGATCACCTACCCGCCCGAGCCGGTGAACGGCTTTCTCGTGGCAGGTTATCTCTCGCCGGGCAAGTCGAGCCCCTTTGTCTATCCGGCCGAGCTGCGCAAGGAGCTCCTCGCGGCGGTGCCGCACTACATGATCGAGTGCGCCGACATCGAGGTGCCGAGGCTGTCGCGGCGCGATCCGCGTACGGCGTACATCGAGCGCGTGCTTGCCATGATGGAGGGACGGCGCGCGGCGACGCGCTGGCTCTACGAGCGGTTCCGGCCCGACCTGTTCATGGCAACGTTCACGGCGTTCGACCGGATCTGCCACTACTTTTGGAAGTACATGGACCCGGCGGTGCGCGGCCGTTTCTCCGACGAGGAGATCGCGCGATATGGAGATGCGATCTTCCGGGTGCACGTGCGGCAGGACGAGATCATCGCCGAGCTGCTCGAGATGATCGAGCCGGGCACGACCGTGTTCGTCATGAGCGATCATGGCTTCGGGCCATCGTACAAACGGCTCAACCTGCAGCGGTGGCTCGTCGAGCAGGACTTCCTGACGCTCAAGCGGACGAGGCCGGGGCCGTTCGGGCGGCTGGTCAATGCGGTCATCTCCGCGTCGGTGCGTTTCACCCCGCTGCAGTTCCGGCACTTCATCAAGCAGAAGCTGCCGTGGCTGGCGACGCGGGCGATGTCGCGCGTGTACTTCCAGGGCATCGACTGGAGCCGGACGCGCGTGTACGCCGTGGGCGAGATCCGCAGTCTCTTCATCAACCTCAAGGGGCGTCAGCCGCAGGGCATCGTCGAGCCGAGCGAGTACGAGGCGCTGCGCGACGAGGTGATCGCCAAGCTCATGGCCCTGCGCGAGCCGGAGACGGGCGACCCGGTTGTCGACAAGGTGTGGCGGCGCGAGGAGCTCTACTCGGGCGAGTTCGTCTGGAAGATGCCCGACCTGCTGGTCGACTGGCACGATTACGGCTACTCGTTCATCCCCGACTTCGACGAGGGACCGCTCGTTTCTTCGATCCTGGATTCGGCCAGCCTGCAATGGGATCGCAACGGCTTCCACCGGCCGAACGGCGTGTTCCTCGCCTGGGGCAAGGACATCCGGCGCGGCGCACGCGTCGAGGGGGTTGTGATGGATGTCACGGCCACGGTGCTCTACGAGATGGGATTCCCCGTCCCGGGCGATATGGACGGCCGGGTGCTCACGGGCGCGTACACGCCCGAGCGGATCGAGTCGGACCCGCCGCGCACGAGCGACATGGATACGAGCGCGCAGGCCGATTCGACGGACGTCTACAGCGAGGAAGACGCGCGGCAGGTGAGCAAGCGGCTCAAGGAGCTGGGATACCTCGAATGA
- a CDS encoding flippase-like domain-containing protein encodes MTDGSRTPTRQSRFVWRIVAGLLVAAGLFTLLLWRVDLRGLRAALSDITIWHVIAALVSRALVVVFRSLRWRRLGVVHGRATALDCLSASASGMLIGLAFPGLNEFTRAYLVKRRARVSLGSVLGVLMAERVLDLLLMLGIIFAVLLFIPGVAGGVVSTVVLVAAGAVLLGLLAVPVIIGKRSVRWIERVVSLVSPRWGQRAAGFVESFGDGLRRLRELRGGSIAEIAVLSVLMWTANAVTAAIVFHGLGNAAPVGFGVALFTVAMIAFGMFVPVTPAGLGQFHAMVVIALGVFGVGREAGMSVALVLHGVLLAVTILLGVPFVYREHVGIARLERVREATDDRLPADSGTPAVD; translated from the coding sequence ATGACGGACGGGTCCAGAACGCCGACGCGGCAATCGCGGTTTGTGTGGCGCATTGTTGCCGGATTGCTCGTCGCAGCGGGGCTGTTCACGCTGCTGTTGTGGCGCGTGGACCTGCGCGGGCTCCGCGCGGCGCTGTCGGACATCACGATATGGCACGTGATCGCCGCTTTGGTGAGCCGGGCACTCGTGGTTGTGTTTCGCTCCCTGCGTTGGCGACGGCTCGGCGTGGTGCATGGGCGCGCCACAGCGCTCGATTGCCTCTCCGCCAGTGCCAGCGGCATGCTCATCGGGCTCGCCTTCCCCGGCCTGAACGAGTTCACGCGGGCCTACTTGGTCAAGCGCCGCGCACGGGTGTCCCTCGGCTCGGTGCTCGGCGTGCTTATGGCGGAGCGGGTGCTCGACCTGCTGTTGATGCTCGGCATCATCTTCGCCGTGCTGCTGTTCATCCCGGGAGTGGCGGGGGGAGTGGTCTCGACCGTCGTCCTCGTCGCCGCCGGCGCCGTGCTGCTCGGGCTGCTCGCCGTGCCGGTCATAATCGGCAAGCGATCCGTCCGCTGGATCGAGCGCGTCGTTTCCCTCGTGTCGCCGCGATGGGGGCAACGTGCGGCGGGTTTCGTCGAGAGTTTCGGCGACGGCTTGCGGCGTCTGCGCGAGTTACGCGGCGGGTCAATCGCCGAGATCGCCGTGCTGTCGGTGCTCATGTGGACGGCTAACGCCGTGACCGCCGCGATTGTCTTCCACGGCCTTGGGAATGCGGCGCCCGTCGGGTTTGGCGTGGCGCTGTTCACCGTGGCCATGATCGCCTTCGGCATGTTCGTGCCCGTCACGCCGGCGGGACTCGGTCAGTTCCACGCGATGGTGGTGATCGCCCTCGGCGTGTTCGGGGTCGGACGCGAGGCGGGGATGAGCGTCGCTCTCGTGCTCCACGGCGTCCTGCTGGCGGTGACGATCCTGCTTGGGGTGCCGTTCGTCTACCGTGAGCATGTCGGAATCGCGCGCCTCGAGCGGGTGCGCGAGGCAACCGATGACCGGCTCCCAGCGGATTCAGGTACGCCGGCGGTGGACTGA
- a CDS encoding glycosyltransferase, with protein MSAPGQLPFVSVVIPARNEESNIRTCIEALHRLDYPKDRLEIIIADGMSGDRTREIAESLGAIVVENPGLYVADGRHVGFEHSKGEFVAFSDADCVVDRGWIRDALKYFDDPTVGAVSGPTLVPPNETRFGRGAAWAFSLAVAGGASCQADTITRAREVRDMPGGNCICRREVIEQVMPLATGLVASEDVEMNWRIRKNGWRLLQVPEFRVWHYKRPTPKRLARQIYRFGVTRCQCGKISREMLGFWHWAMAAWMPLAVVLVAILAVWTPKALLAFAGAAVVGLVGLFVAAWIGTRSFVAALNAVFAFLILLMAWPVGFLHEVLFPARYFREHSVHRRRT; from the coding sequence ATGAGTGCCCCGGGCCAACTGCCGTTTGTCTCTGTCGTCATCCCCGCGCGCAACGAGGAGTCCAACATCCGAACGTGCATCGAGGCCCTCCATCGCCTCGACTATCCGAAAGACCGCCTCGAGATCATCATCGCGGACGGCATGTCGGGCGACCGCACCCGCGAGATCGCCGAGTCGCTCGGCGCGATCGTGGTCGAGAACCCGGGCCTCTACGTTGCCGACGGCCGCCACGTCGGCTTCGAGCATTCGAAAGGCGAGTTCGTCGCCTTCAGCGACGCCGATTGCGTTGTTGACCGAGGCTGGATTCGTGACGCGCTCAAGTACTTCGACGATCCCACCGTCGGGGCCGTCTCCGGCCCGACGCTCGTGCCGCCGAACGAGACCCGGTTCGGCCGGGGCGCGGCATGGGCCTTCTCACTTGCCGTGGCCGGCGGCGCCTCGTGCCAGGCTGACACAATCACGCGCGCGCGCGAGGTTCGCGACATGCCTGGAGGCAACTGCATTTGCCGGCGCGAGGTGATCGAGCAGGTGATGCCCCTGGCGACGGGCCTGGTCGCTTCCGAAGACGTCGAGATGAACTGGCGCATCCGCAAGAACGGCTGGCGCCTGCTCCAGGTCCCCGAGTTCCGCGTCTGGCACTACAAGCGCCCGACGCCGAAGCGCCTCGCGCGCCAGATCTACCGCTTCGGTGTCACGCGCTGCCAGTGCGGCAAGATCTCGCGCGAGATGCTCGGGTTCTGGCACTGGGCGATGGCCGCGTGGATGCCGCTCGCCGTCGTGCTCGTCGCCATCTTGGCTGTCTGGACTCCGAAAGCGCTTCTTGCCTTTGCCGGTGCCGCGGTGGTGGGGCTGGTGGGGCTCTTCGTGGCCGCGTGGATCGGAACCCGTTCGTTCGTAGCCGCGCTCAACGCGGTGTTCGCCTTCCTCATCTTGCTTATGGCGTGGCCGGTGGGCTTTCTACACGAGGTGCTCTTCCCCGCGCGCTACTTCCGCGAGCATTCAGTCCACCGCCGGCGTACCTGA
- a CDS encoding glycosyltransferase family 2 protein produces the protein MSDEHQTLTIVIPAYNEEKAIASIIERCLAERERIMAETPVSEVEIVVVNDGSRDRTAEIARRYEVVRLISYDKNQGYGAALKRGFDEAHGTLVSFLDADGTCDPAYFIPLVNELVKQKADVALGSRLGPESEMPRIRRLGNRIYTMLINALTSAKITDSASGMRVIRKASLQRLYPLPDGLHFTPAMTARAVSVDSLKLIEVPISYKERVGKSKLSVIRDGLRFLEVIVDIILSYRPLRFFFYVAAFALGVAAILFIRPLQYYVMYRNVPDWMVYRLIAVVVLVLASLTMMTVGLVADQIAELVNAEVRRRRARAIERFVRAVLSHRALIVAGPVLVVIGLAVNWRTFHQLLVEGHVKVPWVFPVTGAFFVLMGVWSWALGMLQRIVRTLRLRELDRTAYRDPPGGTGGA, from the coding sequence ATGAGCGACGAGCACCAGACACTGACGATCGTGATCCCCGCCTACAACGAGGAGAAGGCGATCGCTTCGATCATCGAGCGCTGCTTGGCCGAGCGCGAGCGCATCATGGCCGAGACGCCGGTGAGCGAGGTCGAGATCGTGGTCGTCAACGATGGCAGCCGCGACCGCACGGCTGAGATCGCGCGCCGCTACGAGGTGGTGCGCCTCATCAGCTACGACAAGAACCAGGGCTACGGCGCGGCGCTCAAACGTGGCTTCGACGAGGCGCACGGCACGCTGGTCTCGTTCCTCGACGCCGACGGCACGTGCGATCCGGCGTACTTCATCCCGCTCGTCAACGAGCTTGTGAAGCAGAAGGCCGATGTCGCGCTCGGCTCGCGCCTCGGGCCCGAGAGCGAGATGCCGCGCATCCGCCGCCTCGGCAACCGCATCTACACCATGCTCATCAACGCGCTCACGAGCGCCAAGATCACCGACAGCGCGAGCGGCATGCGCGTGATCCGCAAGGCGTCGCTGCAGAGATTGTACCCGCTGCCCGATGGGCTGCACTTCACGCCGGCAATGACGGCACGCGCCGTTTCGGTGGACTCGCTCAAGCTCATCGAGGTGCCGATCAGCTACAAGGAGCGCGTCGGCAAGTCGAAGTTGAGCGTCATCCGCGACGGCCTGCGCTTCCTCGAAGTCATCGTGGACATCATCCTGAGCTACCGGCCGCTGCGGTTCTTCTTCTACGTTGCGGCGTTCGCGCTCGGCGTCGCGGCGATCCTGTTCATCCGCCCACTGCAGTATTACGTGATGTACCGCAACGTGCCCGACTGGATGGTCTACCGGCTCATCGCCGTCGTCGTGCTCGTGCTGGCGAGCCTGACGATGATGACCGTCGGCTTGGTGGCCGACCAAATCGCCGAGCTCGTAAACGCCGAAGTGCGGCGCCGGCGGGCGCGCGCCATCGAGCGGTTCGTGCGCGCCGTGCTCTCGCACCGCGCGCTGATCGTCGCCGGGCCGGTGCTCGTCGTGATCGGCCTCGCCGTCAACTGGCGGACGTTCCACCAGCTTCTCGTTGAGGGCCACGTCAAGGTGCCGTGGGTCTTCCCGGTCACCGGCGCGTTCTTCGTTCTCATGGGCGTCTGGTCCTGGGCGCTCGGCATGCTCCAGCGCATCGTGCGCACACTGCGCCTGCGCGAGTTGGACCGCACGGCGTATCGCGACCCACCGGGGGGGACGGGTGGCGCATGA